Proteins found in one Merismopedia glauca CCAP 1448/3 genomic segment:
- a CDS encoding crossover junction endodeoxyribonuclease RuvC, with product MRLPLTQIRTDGQTNARAGMDERTLAEYKGSMQQGCFFPPVVVFFDGHSYWLADGFHRVAAASRSGFREIEVELKLGTARDAMLYAVGSNATHGLKRSPADKRRAISLLLEDTEWSQWSDRAIAKASNTSHTFVAKVRASLTGNKSSERIYRTRHGTTAVMDVSNIGAKPPSPPGWLGLKPGLAKIRWAILRASASGDPYVEDYGEIRTPSRVSVPERLGELERDLVSLLKQFRPTVVAIEIPQNHPDYPPQTKTLEAIGVIELVCYRELAIIPLRLSRHDWRSHLVDGRADSEEVTEAIAMTFDLPLSASNLDAVGIAYGAFCQ from the coding sequence CATGGACGAGCGAACCCTTGCCGAATACAAGGGTTCCATGCAGCAGGGATGCTTCTTTCCTCCCGTAGTTGTTTTCTTCGACGGACATTCCTATTGGCTGGCTGACGGCTTCCATAGAGTTGCTGCCGCATCGAGGTCTGGGTTTCGAGAAATAGAAGTCGAACTAAAGCTGGGCACTGCTAGAGATGCCATGCTGTATGCCGTAGGTAGCAATGCAACTCATGGATTGAAGCGCAGTCCTGCCGATAAGCGCCGCGCCATCTCTTTGTTGCTCGAAGATACCGAATGGAGCCAGTGGAGCGACAGAGCGATCGCTAAAGCCTCCAATACCAGTCACACATTTGTTGCCAAAGTGCGCGCCTCTTTAACTGGCAACAAATCCAGTGAGAGGATATATCGAACCCGTCACGGTACTACAGCAGTGATGGATGTATCCAACATCGGCGCTAAACCTCCTTCGCCTCCAGGCTGGCTCGGATTGAAGCCAGGGTTAGCAAAGATTCGGTGGGCAATATTGAGAGCTTCTGCTAGCGGCGATCCTTATGTTGAAGATTACGGAGAAATCCGCACCCCTAGTAGGGTTTCAGTGCCCGAAAGATTGGGAGAACTAGAGCGGGATTTAGTCAGTTTGCTCAAGCAATTTCGTCCCACAGTCGTAGCTATTGAAATTCCCCAGAACCACCCCGATTACCCGCCGCAGACCAAAACCCTAGAAGCGATTGGAGTAATTGAATTGGTTTGCTATCGGGAATTGGCGATCATACCGTTACGCTTGTCTCGGCACGATTGGCGCTCTCATTTGGTAGATGGGAGGGCTGATAGTGAGGAGGTGACAGAGGCTATTGCCATGACCTTCGATTTGCCATTAAGTGCGTCAAATCTGGATGCAGTGGGGATTGCATATGGGGCATTTTGCCAGTGA